A single Vigna radiata var. radiata cultivar VC1973A chromosome 8, Vradiata_ver6, whole genome shotgun sequence DNA region contains:
- the LOC106771426 gene encoding protein SODIUM POTASSIUM ROOT DEFECTIVE 1 codes for MKRMDIFCASEASTAICLSTDLASCSSSSSNTILLGGRVIDRHNPIINDSRRSTSKSLTAPCSSSHSPINPKPYHELHKPNKNSSSKGHENHKKKNTPQNPTQHLTNSSKPVDTIVGRSSLKPSSASTRSLLAASSLLDSSSHYDPVLGLTRTSQVVYQDENVPVSKLSTSSHPKSRSSDQVVVLRVSLHCKGCEGKVRKHLSRMQGVTSFNIDFAAKKVTVVGDVTPLSVLASISKVKNAQLWPATASATVETK; via the exons ATGAAACGTATGGATATCTTCTGTGCGTCTGAAGCCTCAACAGCCATATGCCTCAGCACGGATCTAGCCTCATGCTCGTCATCTTCTTCCAACACCATTCTGCTTGGAGGCAGAGTCATTGACCGCCACAACCCCATTATCAATGACTCAAGAAGGAGCACTTCCAAATCTCTCACTGCCCCATGTTCCTCTTCTCACTCACCCATCAACCCCAAGCCTTACCATGAGCTCCACAAGCCCAACAAAAACTCTTCTTCCAAGGGCCATGAAAATCACAAGAAGAAAAACACACCACAAAACCCCACCCAACATCTCACCAACTCTTCTAAACCAGTTGATACCATTGTGGGTAGGAGTTCGCTTAAGCCATCTTCTGCTTCAACTAGATCTTTGCTTGCTGCCTCCTCCTTATTGGATTCTTCTTCACATTATGATCCAGTTTTGGGTCTAACCAGAACTTCTCAAGTTGTTTATCAAGATGAAAACGTTCCTGTTTCTAAACTTTCTACCTCTTCTCATCCAAAATCTCGTTCCTCAGACCAG GTTGTGGTATTGAGAGTATCTTTGCATTGCAAAGGCTGTGAAGGGAAAGTGAGGAAACATCTTTCCAGAATGCAAG GAGTTACTTCCTTCAACATAGATTTTGCTGCAAAGAAGGTGACAGTTGTTGGGGATGTGACTCCATTGAGTGTCTTGGCTAGCATATCAAAGGTGAAAAATGCACAATTATGGCCAGCAACTGCATCAGCTACTGTTGAAACAAAGTAA